A DNA window from Vigna angularis cultivar LongXiaoDou No.4 chromosome 1, ASM1680809v1, whole genome shotgun sequence contains the following coding sequences:
- the LOC108340784 gene encoding WAT1-related protein At3g30340, translated as MKNCDEWKPFLAMIAIDFSLTMVNILLKQVLQKGMNHLVFVTYRLSVSTIFLAPISYFKERNRRPRLTFQILCYLFFSAIIGASVTQYFFLLGIQYTSATFACAFVNMVPVITFIMALPFGLETVNIKCLGGKAKILGTFVCVGGALVLTLYRGKPLFDVSHYKATVPPVAMRSEGGSSGRTAQKWSIGVIALMMGTLFWSFWFILQSKIGKRYPCQYSSTAIMTFFGAMQAAILGLSTGTNFSSWILKDKMQIITVLYSGIVGSSMCYVGMSWCVKKRGPVFTAAFSPLVQIMSGMIDIPVLHEQLHLGSVVGSVLVMIGLYILLWGKTKDIMQNTATKLLQETQQTKEQEPQV; from the exons ATGAAGAATTGCGATGAATGGAAACCTTTCCTAGCAATGATAGctattgatttttctttaacCATGGTGAACATCCTTCTCAAGCAAGTCCTCCAAAAAGGAATGAACCATTTGGTTTTTGTCACATATCGCCTGTCAGTTTCTACTATATTTTTAGCCCCCATCAGCTACTTTAAGGAAAG AAATAGAAGACCACGGCtcacatttcaaattttatgcTACCTTTTCTTCAGTGCCATTATTGG GGCATCCGTCACACAATACTTCTTCCTTTTGGGGATCCAATACACCTCAGCCACATTTGCCTGTGCATTTGTCAATATGGTGCCGGTGATAACCTTCATCATGGCATTGCCATTTGG GCTAGAAACAGTGAACATTAAATGCTTGGGTGGGAAAGCGAAGATTCTGGGCACATTTGTGTGTGTAGGAGGGGCATTAGTGTTGACACTTTACAGAGGAAAACCCTTGTTTGATGTGTCTCACTATAAAGCAACGGTTCCTCCGGTAGCCATGAGATCTGAAGGTGGTTCTAGTGGTAGAACAGCACAGAAATGGAGCATTGGTGTAATAGCTTTGATGATGGGAACCCTGTTTTGGTCTTTTTGGTTTATTCTACAGTCAAAGATAGGGAAGAGGTATCCTTGCCAGTATTCTAGCACAGCCATCATGACCTTCTTTGGAGCCATGCAAGCAGCTATTCTTGGTTTGTCCACTGGCACCAACTTCTCCTCCTGGATTCTCAAGGATAAGATGCAAATAATCACTGTTCTTTATTCT GGGATAGTTGGGTCAAGTATGTGCTACGTGGGGATGTCATGGTGCGTGAAGAAGAGGGGTCCAGTCTTTACAGCAGCATTCAGCCCTCTGGTTCAGATAATGTCGGGCATGATTGATATCCCAGTCTTGCACGAGCAGCTTCATCTTGGAAG TGTGGTGGGCTCCGTCTTGGTCATGATCGGCTTGTACATTCTCCTTTGGGGCAAAACCAAGGACATAATGCAGAATACTGCCACTAAGTTGCTCCAAGAAACTCAGCAAACCAAGGAACAAGAACCACAAGTATAA